A single Natrinema pellirubrum DSM 15624 DNA region contains:
- a CDS encoding pantoate kinase, whose amino-acid sequence MREEATAFVPGHVTGFFSTHPDDDPTKAGSRGAGLTLTDGVEVTVERAAETTVFLDDVEIEIEPVETVLETIDVSARIDATSELPIGSGFGVSGAMALGTALAANRVFGCKLSMNELVTIAHGAEVQAGTGLGDVVAQAHGGVPIRLEPGGPQDNKLDAVPARARVEYVTFGELSTADVLSGDTEQLTAAGQEALSRVVEEPTLLSFMYASRLFARDAELLTDRVRETIAEVSDADGQASMAMLGETVFALGTGLSDAGYEPSVCATHPAGAVLK is encoded by the coding sequence ATGCGTGAGGAGGCGACGGCGTTCGTTCCCGGCCACGTTACGGGCTTTTTCAGCACGCACCCGGACGACGATCCGACGAAGGCGGGCTCACGGGGCGCGGGACTGACGCTTACGGACGGTGTCGAGGTGACGGTCGAACGAGCGGCGGAGACGACGGTCTTCCTCGACGATGTCGAGATCGAGATCGAACCGGTCGAGACCGTCCTCGAGACGATCGACGTGAGCGCTCGGATCGACGCGACCTCGGAACTGCCGATCGGGTCCGGGTTCGGCGTCTCGGGGGCGATGGCGCTCGGAACGGCCCTGGCCGCGAACCGCGTGTTCGGCTGCAAGCTCTCGATGAACGAACTCGTCACGATCGCACACGGGGCCGAGGTACAGGCCGGGACGGGGCTGGGCGACGTCGTCGCACAGGCCCACGGCGGCGTTCCGATCCGCCTCGAGCCGGGCGGGCCACAGGACAACAAACTCGACGCCGTCCCCGCCCGGGCGCGCGTCGAGTACGTCACATTCGGGGAGCTGTCGACGGCCGACGTTCTCTCGGGCGATACCGAACAGTTGACCGCGGCCGGGCAGGAGGCGCTCTCCCGCGTCGTCGAGGAACCGACGCTGCTGTCGTTCATGTACGCCTCGCGGCTGTTTGCCCGCGACGCCGAGTTGCTGACCGATCGGGTCCGCGAAACGATCGCCGAGGTGTCGGACGCCGACGGGCAGGCCTCGATGGCGATGCTCGGCGAAACGGTCTTCGCGCTCGGGACCGGCCTCTCCGATGCCGGCTACGAGCCGTCGGTCTGTGCGACCCACCCCGCCGGTGCGGTTCTGAAGTGA